Proteins from one Ranitomeya variabilis isolate aRanVar5 chromosome 1, aRanVar5.hap1, whole genome shotgun sequence genomic window:
- the NUDT2 gene encoding bis(5'-nucleosyl)-tetraphosphatase [asymmetrical] produces the protein MALRACGLIIFRRIPEASAGDIEFLLLQTSNGTHHWTPPKGHVDPGEDDMTTALRETEEEAGLQPSQFRIVDGFMKELNYKVNNKPKTVVYWLGELEDRSAPVTLSHEHQDFRWLRLQEACAYAGFQDMQETLNEAYQFLQSHNKP, from the exons ATGGCGCTGAGGGCCTGCGGTCTGATTATCTTCAGGAGAATCCCAGAGGCCTCTGCGGGTGACATCGAGTTTCTCCTCCTTCAGACGTCTAATGGGACACATCACTGGACCCCTCCCAAAG GGCATGTTGACCCCGGAGAAGATGACATGACGACGGCGTTACGTGAGACGGAGGAGGAGGCCGGCCTGCAGCCCAGCCAGTTCCGTATTGTGGATGGATTCATGAAGGAACTAAATTACAAGGTCAACAACAAGCCCAAGACCGTGGTGTACTGGCTCGGGGAGCTGGAAGACCGAAGCGCGCCAGTGACGCTGTCGCACGAGCACCAGGATTTTCGCTGGCTGCGGCTGCAGGAGGCTTGTGCCTACGCCGGCTTCCAGGACATGCAGGAAACACTGAATGAGGCGTATCAGTTCCTGCAGAGCCACAATAAGCCTTGA